DNA sequence from the Bordetella genomosp. 9 genome:
AGCGCGCGGCCCTTGATGTCCCACAACGCCTGGTCGATGCCGGCCAGCGCGCTCATGTGGATGGCGCCGCCGCGATAGAAGCCGCCGCGGTACAGCACCGTCCAGTGGTCCTCGATGTTGCGCGGGTCCTTGCCGACCAGATAGTCCGACAATTCCTCGACGGCGGCGGCGACGCTGTGGGCGCGGCCTTCCACGACCGGCTCGCCCCAGCCGACGACGCCCTCGTCGGTCTCGATCTTCAGGAAGCACCAGCGCGGCGGAACGATGTAGGTGGTGAGCTTGGTGATTTTCATGCTTGCTGTCCGTTGGAGGGATAGGCCTGGCGCCAGGCTGCGATGAAGTCGCGCGCATTACCGGCGACCTGGCCGGCGGACATGCCGGGCTTGTACAAGGCGGAACCCAGGCCGAAGCCGGAGGCGCCGGCGCGGGCGAACTCGGCGATGCTGGCGGGCGTGATGCCGCCCACGGGCACCAGCGGCACCGTGGCCGGGATCACCGCGCGCCAGGCCTTGACGACGGCCGGGCCCAGTTGCTCGGCTGGGAACATCTTCAGCAGGTCGGCGCCGGCCGCCAGCGCGGCGAAGGCCTCGGTGGGCGTGGCGACGCCGGGGCAGCAGGCCATCAGGGCCGACTTGGCCGCGCGGATGACCTGCGCGTCACTGTGCGGCATGACGACGATTTCGCCGCCGGCGCGAACGATTTCCGGGCAGATGGCGGGATCCAGCACCGTGCCCGCGCCGATCATGCAATCCAGCGGCAGCGCCTGGCGTAACTGACGGATGCTTTCCAGCGGCTCGGGCGAATTGAGCGGCACCTCGATGATGCGAAAGCCCGCTTCGTAAAGGACGGTGCCGACGGATTCGGCTTCGGTGGGCTTGATCCCGCGCAGGATGGCGATCAGGCCGCACTGCGTCATGGCAGTCTGCAAGGGCGATTGCGTGGTGTTCAGGACGGGAGGCATGGCGATTCCTCGTTGCGGTTCAGTTCTGGCGGATCAGGCCGGCCGATACGGCAAGCCGCCACAATCCGCGTTCAGCGGCTAGTCCGGCCAGGGTGGGGGCGGCCAGGCCGAAATGCGGCAAGGCGCTCGCGTAGCGGCGACACAGGTCCTCGTCGCCGCACAGGACGATGCGCGACGGCATGCCGCGGGCATCCAATAAGGTGCGCAGCGCGGCGGCTTCGTGTCCGATCAGCAGGCCGGACAGGTAATCCGGCTGGGCCTGGGGAGACAACTGTCCCGTCAGGCCCAGTGCGCGGGTGCTGAAAATCGTCGACAGCACGCCGCCCTGGCCCAGCGCCGAACCCGCGACGTCCAGGCCGCGCTGGAAGGCGGCATCGTCCGGCGCGGCGGGATCTTCCATCGTCCGGCCCAGGATCGTGTGGCCGCGCAGCGCGGCGTAGACCTCGCCGGTCATGAAGGTGTCGAACTCGACGATGCGCCCGCCGCGCACCCGCACCCATTTGCAATGGGTGCCGGGCAGGCCGACCAGTAGATCGTCGTCCAGGGCGGCGCCACCGGCGCCGGCCTCGCTGTCGATGAGGCCGACGACCTGCGTTTCCTCGCCGCGTATTACGTTGGCCAGGCCCTGCCTTTGGAGCAGGCCGGGAATGATGTGCAGCGTGGCGCCGCGATGCGTGTCGACCTTCGCCAGCCGCGCGCCGATGTCGCGCGGGTCGGCGGGGATGTCCAGGTAAGGCGCCTGCGCCCAGCCTTGGGCGCTGCCCACCATCCCGCAGGCGATCACCGGCAGGCCCGGCTGCGCACGCAGCCAGTCGCCGCAGGCCTGCTCGAACGCCAGCTCGAAACCCGCCGCGGCCGGTGCCGGCATCGGGCCGTCCGTCCGAGGCGCCGGCAGCCGCATGATTCCCCAGGGCAGATGCCGCGTGTCCAGCACCCGGCCTTCGGCGCCCATGCGGTAGGCCCGCAACGAAGAGGTGCCCCAGTCCAGTGCGATGAGCACCGCGGAGTATGTCGCGTCCGGATTCATGAATTCTTCCTTTTTTGTGTGTTGGTCCTTACTTGCCTCCTGGCCGGATTCTAGTACTCGCCGCCGATTTGCTCAAAATATAGAATTTCGTCCCATATATAGGGATACAATGCGAATTCAACGTCGTAACGGGGTAGGACGGATCTGATCCCCGCAATCGAGACCCCGGCCCCGCCGCGAGCGAGGCAAATCGGAAACAGCAGGGATGGATTCAACGAAACGGGCGGATCCGGCGTCGCAGACGCTGGGAACGCAGACCTTGATGCGCGGGCTTGCCGTGGTCCAGGCGGTCGCCGCGGGCGCGCGCGAGCTGCGCGACATCTGCGCCCGTATCGGCGTCGCGCGCAGCACCACCCACAGGCTCGCGAGCTGCCTGGTGCAGGAGCGCTATCTACGCGTGCTGCCCGGCTACGGTTATATGTTGGGGCCGCGGCTGATCGAACTCGGCTTCCAGGCGCGCGAGGAAATTCCATTGGCCACGCTGGCCCGGCCCTATCTGGACGAGCTGGCGCGTCTCAGCGGCGACACCATCCATCTGGCCGTGCGCGAAGGCGCCGACGCGCTCTACCTGGACAAGATCCCGGGCAAGAAAGGGCTGGAGATGCGATCGCGGGTCGGCCACCGCATGCCGCTGGCCGTGACGGGCGTCGGCAAGGCCTTGCTGCTGGACAGCGATGAAACGGAGTGGGTGGCCATGCTGCGCGCCGGTGCGCCGGTGTCGCCCCAGGCGGCGGGCAACGTGCAGCCGGAAGACCGTTTCCTGTCGCGCATGCGCGAATACGCCTTGTCCGGCTATGCCTTCGATCTGGAGGACAACGAGCCTTCGATCCGCTGCGTGGCCGCGCCGGTGCGCGATGCGGCCCGCAAGATCGTCGCGGCCATCAGCGTGTCCAGCACCATTCCCTACATGCCGATGGAGCGCATGCGCGAGATGGTGCCGGCCGTGCAATCGGCGGCGCGGGGTATCTCCGGTGAATTGGGATGGCGGCCGCCGGAGACGGCGCAGGCCGCCTGACGGACGCGGGCCCTGCGCCGTGGGCCGCGCGCTGCTGGCGGCTATGACGGCCCAAGGCCAAGGCCCAAAGCTCAAGACTTACAGCCAGGCGATCAAGGTTCAACGCTGGGGCAGCACCCGCCTGGGAAAGCCGCACAGGTGCCCGAAGCGCGTCCAGTCGAAAGCCGGACCCGGATCCGTCTTGCGCACGGGCGCGATATCCGAATGGCCGCGCACCGCCCGCAGCGGATGCCGTACCTCGAGCGCGGGCGCCAGGCGCGCCAGGGCCGCGTACTGCGCATCGGTATAAGGCAGTACGTCCGTGCCTTCCAGTTCGATGCCGATGGAAAAATCATTGCAGCGCTCGCGGCCATCGAACCGCGACACGCCGGCATGCCACGCGCGCGCGTCCGTGCTGACGAACTGCACGACGTCACCGTCGCGCCTGACGAAGAAATGCGCCGACACCCGCAGGCCGCGCAGCCGCTCCAGCCAGGGATGGGCGCCGTAGTCCAGCGTGTTCAGGAACAGCCCGTGTACGTGCGGCCCGCCGAATTCGCCCGGCGGCAGGCTGATGTTGTGGATCACCAGCAGCGATACCGCCGTCCCGGCCGGCCGCGCGTCGTGATTGGGCGAAGGCGCATGCGTCACGCCGCGCGCGGGTTTCAGCCATCCATGCCGATCGAGTTGCAGCGCCATGCCGTACCGTTATCCTTTGCCCGCGTTGCCCTGGTTCGGCGTGCCGTGGTCCGGCTCGCCGTGGCCCCGGCTGCCTTAGTATTTCGCCTCCAGCCTGGCGTGCTCCTGGCACCACGTACGTCCATTGACCAGGGCGGCGTCCGACCGGGGCAGGTGGATGCCGCAGTGCGCGCAGCGCACCATCTGTTCGGCCGGCACGGCCCGCCGCGTGGCGCCCGACCGGCCCTTTGTGCGCTGAGCCCCGCCGGCGGCATCGCGCGCCGCGTTGCGGGCGTTGGCGCGGGCGGCGATGCGCGCGATGGTCAGTGCCACCAGCACGACGATGATCCAGAAAAGTACCTTGCCCACTTCAACCCCGATGCAATAGAACTTCCAGCACGAACCGGCTGCCGGTGTACGCCAGCAGCAGCAAGGCAAAACCCGACAACGTCCAGCGCAATGCCACGCGGCCGCGCCAGCCCTTGCGGTAACGCCCCAGCAGCAGCACGCCGAAGGTCAACCACGACAGCAGCGTAAAGACCGTCTTGTGGTCGAACGGAAGCAGGCGCTGCGTCAGCATATACGAGGCCACCGATCCCGTGATGACGGTCAGCGTCAGCACGGCGAAGCCGATGGAGATAATGCGGAACAGCAGCCGCTCCTGCATCAGCAGCGGGGGTTGCACGTCCAGCACCTTGCCCATCAGGCTGGCGCCTTCGGCCTGTTCCAGCGGGCGATGCAGGTGGCGGTCCAGCAGGGCCATCAACATGGCTTGCACGGCGGCCACCGTCATCAGGCCATAGGCCATCAGGGCGATCACCAGATGCACGCGCAGCCAGGAATTGTTGGCGTGGGGCACCACCTGCCCTTGCGGGAAAGCGGCCGCCAGGGCGCAGACGAAGGCCGCCGCCGGCAACAGCAGCAGCAGCAGGCCGTCGATGCGGATGACCAGGCTTTCCAGCCAGAAAATCAACATGCCCAGCCAGATGGCCGCGGACAGGGCCAGGGCCCAGCCGATGAACAGATAGGGGCCGCCCAACAGGGATTGGTAGAGCGCCACGCCCTGCAGGACGAGGGCGCCCACCAGGCAGGTCCTGGCGACGCGACCCGCGTGCTGGATGCCATCCGCCCCGCCCAGGCGGCGCCAAAGTGACGCGCCGAGCACCGCGTACGCCAGCGCGGCGACCGCGTGAAATACAATGCCAAATGACATAGGAACCGTTGTTGTTCTCGATGGGGCCCGCGCGCGGGTAATCCGGCGGGTTTTGCCGGTACCACGTGCGTCGGCGCGATACGCGCCGTGCCGGGCCCCTGCCAGCCGAATAGTTTAAGCGGAAACGCATCTCATGCTCGACAACCTTACTCAACGCCTGTCGCGCGTCGTCAAGACGCTGCGCGGCGAAGCTCGCCTGACCGAAGCCAATACCCAGGAGATGCTGCGCGAAGTGCGCATGGCCCTGCTGGAAGCCGACGTCGCCTTGCCCGTGGTGCGCGAATTCGTCGCCCGCGTCAAGGAAAAGGCCCTCGGCGAAGAAGTCGCTTCCAGCCTCAGCCCCGGGCAGGCGCTGGTCGGCATCGTCCACAAGGAACTGACCGCCCTGATGGGGGGCGACCTGGGCGCGGAAGCCGGCGAACTCTCGCTGGCGGTGCAGCCGCCCGCGGTCATCCTGATGGCCGGCCTGCAGGGCGCGGGTAAAACCACGACCACCGGCAAGCTGGCGCGCTGGCTGTCCGAAGGCAACCACGTCCAGAACGGCCGCAAGACGGGCAAGAAGAAAGTGCTGGTGGTCAGCGCCGACGTCTACCGTCCCGCCGCCATCGAGCAGCTGAAAACCGTGGCCGGCCAGGTGGGCGTCGATTTCCTGCCCTCCGACCCCAGCCAGAAGCCGGAAGACATTGCCCGCAACGCCGTCGATCACGCGCGCCGCTATCACTACGATGTGCTGATCGTCGACACCGCCGGCCGCCTGGGCATCGACGAGGCCATGATGCGCGAGATCCGCGCCTTGTATGACCTGGTCAATCCCGTCGAAACCCTGTTCGTGGTCGACGCCATGCAGGGCCAGGACGCGGTCAATACCGCGCGCGCCTTTGCCGACGCGCTGCCGCTGACGGGCGTGGTCCTGACCAAGCTGGACGGCGACGCACGCGGCGGCGCGGCCTTGTCGGTGCGGCATGTCACCGGCAAGCCGCTGAAGTTCGTCGGCGTATCGGAAAAGCTGGATGGCCTGGAAGCCTTCTATCCTGACCGCATGGCCCAGCGCGTACTGGGCATGGGCGACATCGTGTCGCTGGTGGAGCAGGCGCAGCGCAATATCGACATCGCGGAAGCGCAGAAGCTGGCGACCAAGCTCAAGTCCGGCAATCGCTTCGACTTGAACGATTTCCGCGAGCAACTAGGCCAGGTCAAGAAAATGGGCGACATGGGCTCGCTGCTGGAAAAGCTGCCCGCCCAGTTCCAGCAGGCCGCCGGCCAGCTGCAGAGCGGCCAGGCCGACAAGCAGCTGCGCCGCACGGAAGGCATCCTGAATTCCATGACGCCGGCCGAACGCGCCAAGCCTGAACTCATCAAGGCCGCGCGCAAGCGGCGTATCGCCGCGGGCGCCGGTGTGCCCGTGCAGGAGGTCAACCGCCTGCTGGCCCAGTTCGAGCAGATGCAGGGCATGATGAAGCAGATGAAGAAGGGCGGCATGGCCAAGATGATGCGCGCCATGGGCGGGATCAAGGGCCTGGGCCGTTTCGGCGGCATGCGCTGATCGACCAAAAAAAAACGGCCAGTCTTGACTGGCCGATGTGCCGGAGCGGGAGGGGAAAAGTCCGCGCCGGTGATTCCCATCGAACCCGCTGCGGAAGTTCAATGGCGAGTCCATTATGCGTACGGCTTAGGCCTTGCGCCGTCAATCAGTTGTAACTGGTTGCGTATCCGATGTGCGCGATTGCGCGGTGCCGTAACAGTGGTCCGCGTCAGCCGCCGCCCACTGCGACAACGATCTCCAGCTTGTCGTTTTGTTGCAGACGTGTCTCAGCGTGCTGACTTTTAGGAACAATTTCGCCATTTTTTTCGACGGCCACGCGTTTGCCCACGTAGCCCAGCAGTTCCAGGAGGCCCAGCACCGTCGTATCGGGGGCGACCTGCCGGGGCTCGCCATTCAGTTGGATATTCATCATGGTGGTCTGTCGCGTGTCGCGGGAGGGCCGCCTGTTCAGGGACGGCCCGTCGCCGCGTAGCGGTTCGTGGCGTCGATAAGATGGGCAAGAATGCCTGGCTCGTCGAACGCGTGGCCGGCATCCGGAACAATGTGCAGCCGGGCTTGCGGCCAGGCGCGGTGCAGGTCCCAGGCGGTGCGCACGGGCGTGCAGGCATCGTAACGCCCCTGGACGATCACGCCGGGGACGTCGCGCAGCTTGTGCGCGTCACGGATCAATTGGCCTTCGGCCATGAAGCCGTCGTTGACGAAGTAATGGTTTTCGATGCGGGCGAAGGCCAGCGCCGCCTGGTCGCCGGCGTGGCTTTGCTGATGGCGCGCGCTGGGCAGCATGGTGATGGTGCTGTCTTCCCAGCGGCTCCAGGCCTTGGCGGCGGCCAGTTGCGCTTCCGGGTCGTTGCCGGTCAGGCGGCGGCGGTAGGCCTGCACCATGTCGTGCCGCTCTTCCGGCGGGATGGGCGCCAGGTACTCTTCCCACAGATCGGGGAACAGTTCGGACGCGCCGTGCTGGTAATACCACTGCACCTCCGACCGCCGCACCGTGAAAATCCCGCGGAGGATCAGCGCGGCCGTACGCTCGGTATGGGTCTGGGCATAGGCCAGCGCCAGTGTCGATCCCCACGACCCGCCGAATACCAGCCAGCGGTCCGCGCCCATGATCTCGGTGCGCAGGCGCTCCATGTCGGCGACCAGGTGCCAGGTGGTATTGTTCTCCAGGCTCGCATGCGGACGCGACCGCCCGCAGCCGCGCTGGTCGAACAACAGCACGTTGTACCGGGCTGGATCGAACAATTGCCGATGCACGGGCGAACAACCGCTGCCGGGGCCGCCGTGCAGGAAGACAGCCGGCTTGCCGTCCGGATTCCCGCACAGCTCCCAGTACACCTGGTGGCCGTCGCCGGTATCCAGCATGCCGTGACGATAGGGTTCGATGGCGCGAAATAGCATTCAGGCGGCTCGCTTGAACATGAGGTCCCATACCCCGTGGCCCAGGCGCAGGCCGCGGGTTTCGAACTTGGTCTGCGGACGGAATTCAGGACGGGGCGCGTAGCAGTCCGCGGTATTGCGCAACTGCGGCTCGGCGCTCAACACTTCGAGCATCTGCTGCGCGTAGTGTTCCCAGTCCGTGGCGCAATGCACGTAGCCGCCCGGCTTGACCCGGCTGGCCAGCAAGGCGACGAAGGGCGGCTGGATCAGGCGCCGTTTGTGGTGGCGCTTCTTGGGCCATGGGTCGGGAAAATAGATGTGCACGCCGTCCAGCGAGTTGGGCGCGATCATGTCGCGCAGCACTTCCACCGCGTCGTGCTGGATGATGCGCACGTTACGCAGGCCGGAGGCCTCGATGCGCTTTAGCATGGAGCCGACACCGGCGTTGAAGACCTCCACGCCCAGGAAGTTGTCACCCGGCCGATCCAGGGCGATGCGTTCGGTGGTCTCACCCATGCCGAAGCCGATTTCCAGGATGGTGGGCGCGGTCCGGCCGAAAACGCTGGCGGGATCCAGGATGCGTGCGGCGTAGGGGATGGACCACTGCGCCAGCAGGCGCTCCAGGGCGTCGCGCTGGCCTTGCGTGATGTGGCCGCGGCGATGGACGAAACTGCGGATATGGGTGGCGCCGGGACCATCCGGCGCATGCTGGCCGGACGCCGGCGCAGCCTCGGTCGCCGGCGACCGGGCGGACGGTGAAACAGGAGACGGAGCGGGAGGCTCGCCGTCTTCGGGGATCGTATCGGTATTCATAGCGCGCCATTGTAGTAGGGCCGGGAACCGAACCGCGGCGGGGTCCAGGGTACGGGGGCGTACGGAATGGACCATTGGGCCAGCGGGCGTTCCAGGGCTTCGCGCTGGCGGGAGCGGTATTCATAGCGCCATTC
Encoded proteins:
- a CDS encoding cytochrome C assembly family protein codes for the protein MSFGIVFHAVAALAYAVLGASLWRRLGGADGIQHAGRVARTCLVGALVLQGVALYQSLLGGPYLFIGWALALSAAIWLGMLIFWLESLVIRIDGLLLLLLPAAAFVCALAAAFPQGQVVPHANNSWLRVHLVIALMAYGLMTVAAVQAMLMALLDRHLHRPLEQAEGASLMGKVLDVQPPLLMQERLLFRIISIGFAVLTLTVITGSVASYMLTQRLLPFDHKTVFTLLSWLTFGVLLLGRYRKGWRGRVALRWTLSGFALLLLAYTGSRFVLEVLLHRG
- the pip gene encoding prolyl aminopeptidase, which gives rise to MLFRAIEPYRHGMLDTGDGHQVYWELCGNPDGKPAVFLHGGPGSGCSPVHRQLFDPARYNVLLFDQRGCGRSRPHASLENNTTWHLVADMERLRTEIMGADRWLVFGGSWGSTLALAYAQTHTERTAALILRGIFTVRRSEVQWYYQHGASELFPDLWEEYLAPIPPEERHDMVQAYRRRLTGNDPEAQLAAAKAWSRWEDSTITMLPSARHQQSHAGDQAALAFARIENHYFVNDGFMAEGQLIRDAHKLRDVPGVIVQGRYDACTPVRTAWDLHRAWPQARLHIVPDAGHAFDEPGILAHLIDATNRYAATGRP
- the thiS gene encoding sulfur carrier protein ThiS; this translates as MNIQLNGEPRQVAPDTTVLGLLELLGYVGKRVAVEKNGEIVPKSQHAETRLQQNDKLEIVVAVGGG
- the ffh gene encoding signal recognition particle protein, with the protein product MLDNLTQRLSRVVKTLRGEARLTEANTQEMLREVRMALLEADVALPVVREFVARVKEKALGEEVASSLSPGQALVGIVHKELTALMGGDLGAEAGELSLAVQPPAVILMAGLQGAGKTTTTGKLARWLSEGNHVQNGRKTGKKKVLVVSADVYRPAAIEQLKTVAGQVGVDFLPSDPSQKPEDIARNAVDHARRYHYDVLIVDTAGRLGIDEAMMREIRALYDLVNPVETLFVVDAMQGQDAVNTARAFADALPLTGVVLTKLDGDARGGAALSVRHVTGKPLKFVGVSEKLDGLEAFYPDRMAQRVLGMGDIVSLVEQAQRNIDIAEAQKLATKLKSGNRFDLNDFREQLGQVKKMGDMGSLLEKLPAQFQQAAGQLQSGQADKQLRRTEGILNSMTPAERAKPELIKAARKRRIAAGAGVPVQEVNRLLAQFEQMQGMMKQMKKGGMAKMMRAMGGIKGLGRFGGMR
- a CDS encoding 2-dehydro-3-deoxy-6-phosphogalactonate aldolase; translation: MPPVLNTTQSPLQTAMTQCGLIAILRGIKPTEAESVGTVLYEAGFRIIEVPLNSPEPLESIRQLRQALPLDCMIGAGTVLDPAICPEIVRAGGEIVVMPHSDAQVIRAAKSALMACCPGVATPTEAFAALAAGADLLKMFPAEQLGPAVVKAWRAVIPATVPLVPVGGITPASIAEFARAGASGFGLGSALYKPGMSAGQVAGNARDFIAAWRQAYPSNGQQA
- a CDS encoding PP0621 family protein, with protein sequence MGKVLFWIIVVLVALTIARIAARANARNAARDAAGGAQRTKGRSGATRRAVPAEQMVRCAHCGIHLPRSDAALVNGRTWCQEHARLEAKY
- a CDS encoding 2-dehydro-3-deoxygalactonokinase, with protein sequence MNPDATYSAVLIALDWGTSSLRAYRMGAEGRVLDTRHLPWGIMRLPAPRTDGPMPAPAAAGFELAFEQACGDWLRAQPGLPVIACGMVGSAQGWAQAPYLDIPADPRDIGARLAKVDTHRGATLHIIPGLLQRQGLANVIRGEETQVVGLIDSEAGAGGAALDDDLLVGLPGTHCKWVRVRGGRIVEFDTFMTGEVYAALRGHTILGRTMEDPAAPDDAAFQRGLDVAGSALGQGGVLSTIFSTRALGLTGQLSPQAQPDYLSGLLIGHEAAALRTLLDARGMPSRIVLCGDEDLCRRYASALPHFGLAAPTLAGLAAERGLWRLAVSAGLIRQN
- the trmB gene encoding tRNA (guanosine(46)-N7)-methyltransferase TrmB; this translates as MNTDTIPEDGEPPAPSPVSPSARSPATEAAPASGQHAPDGPGATHIRSFVHRRGHITQGQRDALERLLAQWSIPYAARILDPASVFGRTAPTILEIGFGMGETTERIALDRPGDNFLGVEVFNAGVGSMLKRIEASGLRNVRIIQHDAVEVLRDMIAPNSLDGVHIYFPDPWPKKRHHKRRLIQPPFVALLASRVKPGGYVHCATDWEHYAQQMLEVLSAEPQLRNTADCYAPRPEFRPQTKFETRGLRLGHGVWDLMFKRAA
- the ampD gene encoding 1,6-anhydro-N-acetylmuramyl-L-alanine amidase AmpD; the protein is MALQLDRHGWLKPARGVTHAPSPNHDARPAGTAVSLLVIHNISLPPGEFGGPHVHGLFLNTLDYGAHPWLERLRGLRVSAHFFVRRDGDVVQFVSTDARAWHAGVSRFDGRERCNDFSIGIELEGTDVLPYTDAQYAALARLAPALEVRHPLRAVRGHSDIAPVRKTDPGPAFDWTRFGHLCGFPRRVLPQR
- a CDS encoding IclR family transcriptional regulator; the encoded protein is MDSTKRADPASQTLGTQTLMRGLAVVQAVAAGARELRDICARIGVARSTTHRLASCLVQERYLRVLPGYGYMLGPRLIELGFQAREEIPLATLARPYLDELARLSGDTIHLAVREGADALYLDKIPGKKGLEMRSRVGHRMPLAVTGVGKALLLDSDETEWVAMLRAGAPVSPQAAGNVQPEDRFLSRMREYALSGYAFDLEDNEPSIRCVAAPVRDAARKIVAAISVSSTIPYMPMERMREMVPAVQSAARGISGELGWRPPETAQAA